One window of the Nitrospira sp. genome contains the following:
- a CDS encoding ABC transporter permease, with protein MTARQRAAMWGQRLAALTWKEILQLSRDVPLLLFLVYSFSLSVLVSGAGITMQLTNAELLVHDADQSPSSRELIHRFQPPYFFLSGAISDPRQGLRQLDQGRAMLLLEIPPRFHEALMSGERTAVQLLVDTTNAPQGLSAAAYTVRIASLFGTETGLASAGLAGTRATVPVVSSAHRVWFNPTQDERWFQSISHVLRMITIFAVLLPAAALVREKERGTVEQLLVSPLSPFQIMFSKVLAMSGVILLATALALYGVLHPVFHVPMKGSAGLFFLLTALHVFTTAGFGLVAATMAKNQAQVAMMTLFVVGPMLLLSGITSPYESMPKWVQAIMTLSPLRYYIDITYGVMLKGAGLDLLWKPVRAMLLLGGTLFGSGMWRFRRQFH; from the coding sequence ATGACGGCTCGACAACGGGCAGCCATGTGGGGGCAACGTCTCGCGGCGTTGACGTGGAAGGAAATCTTGCAGTTGTCGCGTGATGTGCCCTTGTTATTGTTTCTGGTGTATTCGTTTTCTCTCTCGGTACTGGTCAGCGGGGCCGGAATCACCATGCAGCTCACCAACGCGGAGCTGCTGGTGCATGATGCGGATCAGAGCCCCTCTTCCCGCGAGCTGATTCACCGGTTCCAGCCTCCATATTTCTTCCTCTCGGGAGCCATCAGCGATCCACGGCAAGGGCTCCGGCAATTGGATCAGGGCCGCGCAATGCTCCTATTGGAGATTCCTCCTCGTTTTCACGAGGCCCTCATGAGCGGAGAACGAACGGCGGTCCAGCTGCTCGTCGACACCACCAACGCTCCTCAGGGGCTTTCGGCCGCAGCGTATACCGTGCGGATTGCGAGTCTGTTCGGGACCGAGACGGGCCTGGCTTCCGCGGGTCTTGCCGGAACGCGAGCGACCGTGCCCGTTGTGTCCAGTGCCCATCGGGTCTGGTTCAACCCCACCCAGGACGAACGCTGGTTCCAGTCCATTTCACATGTCTTGCGCATGATCACCATTTTTGCCGTGTTACTGCCGGCTGCCGCGCTGGTTCGTGAAAAGGAGCGAGGCACGGTCGAGCAGTTACTCGTGTCGCCGTTGTCTCCCTTCCAGATCATGTTTTCAAAGGTCCTCGCAATGTCCGGGGTCATCCTCCTCGCGACCGCGCTGGCCCTGTACGGCGTGTTGCACCCGGTGTTCCACGTGCCGATGAAGGGGTCGGCGGGACTCTTTTTTCTGCTGACCGCGCTGCATGTCTTCACCACCGCCGGATTCGGGTTGGTGGCGGCGACTATGGCGAAGAACCAGGCTCAAGTCGCCATGATGACGCTCTTCGTCGTGGGTCCGATGCTGTTATTGTCAGGCATCACCTCGCCGTACGAGTCGATGCCCAAGTGGGTGCAGGCGATCATGACGTTGTCGCCTCTGCGTTACTACATCGACATCACGTATGGCGTGATGCTGAAGGGGGCAGGCTTGGACCTGCTTTGGAAACCCGTCCGGGCCATGCTCCTGTTGGGCGGCACATTGTTCGGGAGCGGCATGTGGCGCTTCCGACGCCAATTCCACTGA
- a CDS encoding ABC transporter permease: protein MAFKEWKETTRDRLFLLLAFLLPALWLVVFGYGLNLDVEDIPFAVVDRDHSEFSREYLQRFIQSRYFSFRGYVDEERTLDRLLAETTIRAAIIVPERFQEQLAAGEPVAVQTLLDGTFPLHTDIAKGYVIAINQAFTQERLIDFLRRSRGLTQEQAGVLVRPLGVEVRYLYNEEVRSTWSMVPALVMFTLMLASPLLTALGVVREKETGSIYNIYSSTVSRAEFLTGKLLPYIVISLVNVLVLWLIAVGLFHVPFKGNFLLFFSASVLFVCCTTGIGLLISLLVQTQMAALIITMVVAMIPTILFSGLLVPVASLTRGAKIQAHLYPAMYYTDIVRGSFLKGVGADVLWIDLLALAIFAAAMSVVTYRLFTKRPKT, encoded by the coding sequence GTGGCGTTCAAGGAATGGAAGGAAACCACCAGGGACCGCCTGTTTCTGCTGTTGGCGTTCCTATTGCCGGCGCTGTGGCTTGTGGTGTTCGGGTATGGGTTGAACCTGGATGTCGAAGACATTCCGTTTGCTGTCGTGGATCGGGATCACAGTGAGTTCAGCCGGGAGTATCTTCAGCGGTTCATCCAGTCGCGCTACTTTTCGTTTCGGGGGTATGTCGACGAGGAGCGTACTCTGGATCGTCTCCTGGCCGAAACGACGATCCGGGCGGCCATCATTGTGCCCGAGCGGTTTCAGGAGCAATTGGCCGCTGGCGAACCGGTCGCCGTACAGACGTTGCTCGACGGGACCTTTCCGCTCCATACGGATATCGCCAAGGGCTACGTGATTGCCATCAACCAGGCGTTCACGCAGGAGCGACTGATCGATTTCCTGCGCCGCTCCCGTGGCCTGACCCAGGAGCAAGCCGGCGTCCTCGTGCGTCCGCTTGGTGTCGAGGTGCGGTACCTGTACAACGAGGAAGTCCGCAGCACCTGGTCCATGGTGCCGGCGCTGGTCATGTTCACGCTGATGCTGGCGTCTCCCCTGCTGACGGCGCTTGGAGTTGTGCGGGAAAAGGAAACGGGATCGATCTACAACATCTATAGCTCCACCGTCAGCCGCGCCGAGTTTCTCACCGGAAAGCTGCTGCCCTATATCGTCATCTCTCTCGTGAACGTCCTCGTGTTATGGCTGATAGCCGTCGGTCTCTTTCACGTGCCGTTCAAGGGCAATTTCCTCCTGTTCTTTTCCGCGTCGGTGTTGTTCGTATGTTGCACCACGGGGATCGGCCTGCTGATTTCGCTGCTGGTGCAGACACAAATGGCGGCCCTGATCATCACGATGGTCGTGGCAATGATTCCGACGATCTTGTTCTCGGGCTTGTTGGTCCCTGTCGCCTCGTTAACACGCGGCGCGAAGATCCAAGCGCACCTCTACCCGGCCATGTATTACACCGACATCGTGCGGGGCAGCTTTCTGAAAGGGGTCGGTGCCGATGTGCTGTGGATCGATCTGTTGGCGTTGGCGATCTTTGCCGCCGCGATGAGCGTAGTCACGTATCGTCTCTTTACGAAGCGACCGAAGACCTGA
- a CDS encoding ABC transporter ATP-binding protein produces the protein MTSLAPSSTDVVVRVSGFVKRYKHHLAVDGLDFTVNRGEIYGLIGPDGAGKSTVMKAIAGVLGYEGGSAEVFGIVVDSERAAEQVKRRIGFLPQGLGLNLYPELSVEENIDFFARLRLVSEADLRERKARLLAITRLERFRTRLMKQLSGGMKQKLGLICTLIHEPELAILDEPTTGVDPVSRRDFWAILAEWQAVKGMTALVSTAYMDEAARFHRLSFLSHGQVLASGTPSDVRALVPGLVVTVEATPQLDAMVRLKRRYPQVESMGASLHVFTPEREPDAAAAGIRDALDSLPVTQLHTDEPELEDVVVALLLKEQDAQAGASAASGHAAHSWNRQPFDGLAVQAKELIRDFDSFRAVDRVSFDMKQGEIFGLLGANGAGKTTVIKMLTGILPPTGGEGRVAGADMRTASGAIKERIGYMSQAFSLYLDLTVIENIRLFAGIYGLARRQAQQRMEWIVDMAGLGGYEHDRTGRLPMGVRQRLALGCALVHSPRVLFLDEPTSGVDPIGRRRFWEILSRLAREEGVAILITTHYLSEAEHCDRLALMYAGRIVAEGTPAELKTQVEQEVGHLLEIAVDKPGAALAHVAASGFPGAALFGTKIHVLSRDPSRDEARLREVLGRVGIAVAAVRPRMLSLEDVFVSRVMALEQAAHKEGAP, from the coding sequence ATGACAAGCCTCGCTCCATCGTCGACGGATGTGGTCGTCCGGGTGTCCGGCTTCGTCAAGCGGTACAAGCACCATCTTGCCGTCGATGGCCTGGACTTCACCGTGAATCGAGGAGAGATCTACGGCCTCATCGGGCCGGATGGTGCAGGGAAAAGCACGGTGATGAAGGCGATCGCGGGAGTGTTGGGATATGAGGGAGGATCCGCCGAGGTGTTCGGGATCGTCGTGGATTCCGAGCGGGCGGCGGAACAGGTGAAGCGGCGGATCGGATTTCTCCCCCAAGGATTGGGACTCAATCTCTACCCTGAGCTCTCCGTGGAGGAGAACATCGACTTCTTCGCCAGGCTCAGGTTGGTGTCCGAGGCCGACCTTCGTGAACGCAAAGCGCGATTGTTGGCGATCACCCGCCTGGAGCGTTTTCGCACTCGGCTGATGAAGCAGCTCTCGGGTGGCATGAAGCAGAAACTCGGGTTGATCTGCACGCTGATTCATGAGCCGGAGCTCGCCATTCTGGACGAACCCACGACCGGCGTCGACCCGGTTTCGCGGCGGGACTTCTGGGCCATTCTGGCAGAATGGCAAGCCGTCAAGGGGATGACCGCGCTCGTCTCGACCGCCTACATGGACGAAGCCGCCCGCTTTCATCGGCTGTCATTTCTTTCCCATGGACAGGTGCTGGCATCCGGAACTCCGTCGGACGTTCGAGCATTGGTTCCCGGCTTGGTCGTTACCGTCGAAGCAACCCCGCAACTGGACGCCATGGTGCGCCTGAAACGTCGGTATCCCCAGGTGGAATCGATGGGTGCGTCGCTGCACGTGTTTACACCGGAGCGGGAGCCGGATGCTGCCGCTGCAGGGATCAGGGACGCATTGGACTCGTTGCCGGTCACGCAGCTCCACACCGACGAGCCGGAGTTGGAAGATGTGGTCGTGGCACTGCTGCTGAAAGAACAGGATGCACAAGCGGGGGCGTCGGCAGCATCGGGCCATGCCGCGCATTCGTGGAATAGGCAACCGTTCGATGGATTGGCCGTCCAGGCCAAGGAGCTCATTCGCGATTTTGACTCCTTTCGAGCGGTGGATCGGGTCAGTTTCGACATGAAGCAAGGCGAAATCTTCGGCCTCCTGGGGGCGAACGGCGCGGGTAAGACGACCGTCATCAAGATGCTGACCGGGATTCTGCCGCCGACGGGCGGAGAAGGACGCGTGGCCGGCGCCGACATGCGGACGGCAAGCGGTGCGATCAAGGAACGCATCGGGTACATGTCCCAGGCCTTCTCCCTGTATCTGGACCTGACCGTGATCGAGAATATCCGGCTCTTTGCCGGGATTTATGGATTGGCTCGTCGACAGGCGCAACAACGGATGGAATGGATCGTGGACATGGCCGGCCTCGGCGGCTATGAACATGATCGGACAGGACGCCTCCCCATGGGGGTGCGACAACGTCTGGCATTGGGTTGTGCACTCGTCCACAGCCCGCGTGTCCTGTTTCTGGACGAACCGACGTCCGGCGTGGACCCCATCGGCCGTCGACGGTTCTGGGAGATCCTGTCGCGGTTGGCCCGGGAAGAAGGCGTCGCCATCCTTATCACCACACACTACCTCAGTGAAGCGGAGCACTGCGATCGGTTGGCCCTCATGTATGCCGGACGTATCGTGGCCGAAGGCACGCCGGCGGAACTCAAAACACAGGTGGAGCAGGAAGTGGGCCACCTTCTGGAGATTGCCGTCGACAAGCCGGGAGCGGCGCTCGCGCACGTGGCCGCGTCGGGATTCCCCGGCGCCGCGCTCTTCGGCACAAAGATCCACGTCCTCTCGCGTGATCCCTCCCGTGATGAGGCACGGCTGCGGGAGGTTTTGGGTCGCGTCGGGATCGCGGTTGCGGCGGTGCGCCCGCGAATGCTGAGCCTGGAGGACGTGTTTGTGTCGCGAGTCATGGCGCTGGAACAGGCGGCGCACAAGGAGGGGGCCCCCTGA
- a CDS encoding efflux RND transporter periplasmic adaptor subunit, with amino-acid sequence MTTRTSTIVAAVLAAVLLAGYVILDRLVWHNGLPEGLIQANGRIEGDHVTVASKFPGRVVDLAAREGANVVKGSVLIRLDDAQTKAKVDQVARLVDSVMAQVEAAHTALAVLNLEVPLSIEAAAAKVDSARAVIRKAQAIEHEARRDVDRIRALLPEQAVSQQQVDQADARWKVAVTEIAVAKAGLDQASKELAQAELGKERIRSKEAEVAALERQRDQADATLAEARSVLDDLTILAPTNGTVTTRMVDIGEVVATGAPLLEVVDLDRLYLQVYVPELQIGKVRLDLPARIHTDAFPDEPFEATVRYIASKAEFTPKEVQTPDERVKLIYAVRLYLTANPNHRLTPGLPADALIRWKDDVAWSKPR; translated from the coding sequence ATGACCACCCGTACCTCCACGATCGTCGCGGCCGTCCTCGCTGCGGTGTTGCTTGCAGGCTATGTCATTCTCGATCGACTGGTCTGGCATAACGGGCTGCCGGAGGGGCTGATTCAGGCCAATGGCCGGATTGAGGGTGACCATGTCACCGTGGCCAGCAAGTTTCCGGGGCGCGTCGTAGATCTGGCGGCGCGCGAAGGCGCCAACGTCGTCAAAGGCAGCGTCTTGATTCGGCTGGACGACGCGCAGACGAAAGCGAAAGTCGATCAAGTTGCGCGGTTGGTGGACAGCGTGATGGCGCAGGTGGAGGCGGCCCATACGGCCCTCGCGGTCCTGAACCTGGAGGTGCCGTTGAGCATCGAGGCGGCCGCCGCCAAGGTCGACAGTGCACGTGCCGTCATCCGGAAGGCACAGGCGATCGAACATGAAGCCCGTCGCGATGTCGATCGCATCCGGGCGCTGCTGCCCGAACAGGCGGTGTCGCAGCAACAGGTGGATCAGGCCGATGCACGTTGGAAGGTCGCGGTGACGGAAATCGCCGTGGCAAAAGCCGGGCTCGACCAAGCCAGCAAGGAACTCGCACAGGCTGAACTGGGGAAGGAACGTATCCGATCGAAAGAGGCGGAGGTCGCGGCGCTCGAACGGCAACGCGACCAAGCAGATGCCACGCTTGCGGAGGCTCGCAGCGTGCTCGACGATCTAACGATCCTGGCTCCGACAAACGGCACGGTGACCACACGCATGGTGGACATCGGCGAAGTTGTGGCGACCGGCGCGCCCCTACTCGAAGTGGTCGACCTTGACCGCCTGTACCTGCAGGTCTATGTCCCGGAACTCCAAATCGGCAAAGTCCGGCTGGATTTGCCGGCCCGCATCCACACGGACGCGTTCCCCGACGAACCCTTCGAGGCGACCGTCCGCTACATCGCCTCGAAAGCGGAATTCACACCCAAAGAAGTTCAAACGCCGGACGAACGGGTCAAGCTGATCTACGCCGTCCGCCTCTACCTCACGGCTAATCCGAATCATCGTCTCACACCGGGGCTTCCGGCCGACGCGCTGATCCGTTGGAAGGACGACGTCGCCTGGTCGAAGCCTCGATGA
- a CDS encoding periplasmic heavy metal sensor: protein MRAHKMVRVAIGTLVLAGALVGAGCHRHYTPAERADWMTSKIAKHLDLDDQQKAKLMAVRDEMVAARAESQQERNAIMEEAIAQVQGDRLDQAKLTQLMDRHQAEQKRVMQRLLPKVTEWHATLRPEQKTEAVEHLRKWMARYGEH, encoded by the coding sequence ATGAGGGCGCACAAGATGGTTCGGGTTGCGATCGGGACGCTGGTTCTGGCCGGAGCGTTGGTCGGGGCCGGTTGTCATCGGCACTATACGCCGGCGGAACGAGCTGATTGGATGACGAGTAAGATCGCCAAACACTTGGACCTCGACGATCAGCAAAAGGCGAAGCTGATGGCCGTCAGGGATGAAATGGTGGCGGCTCGTGCCGAATCGCAGCAGGAGCGCAACGCCATCATGGAGGAAGCGATCGCCCAGGTGCAGGGCGACCGGCTGGACCAGGCCAAGCTGACGCAACTGATGGATCGTCACCAGGCTGAACAGAAGCGCGTGATGCAGCGTCTGTTGCCAAAGGTGACGGAGTGGCATGCGACGCTGAGACCGGAGCAGAAGACCGAGGCTGTGGAACACCTCCGCAAGTGGATGGCCCGGTATGGAGAGCATTGA
- a CDS encoding sigma 54-interacting transcriptional regulator produces MNNQPPFSSPQATQEDSGRYGALLQVVEAIATHSDLPSLIQDLARRLPMLVPVNFVGLSLYDAQRDIMRLHVLQANVPADIIGGQEAPSGDTPAGLVWDTQRPLLINDLTKESRWPSIVRLMREDGVQSCCLVPLTSVERQLGSLEFSSLQPGAYGEQDLDLMQQIGRQVAVAVENVLNREAAAASQRDVERQRDRFGLLLRMTNTMASTLDLREVFKAVSLCLREMVPQEYASLILYDSKTQRVRLHALDFPDNQGALTEGNSSDAYDSPAGLALQTKRPVVVPDRHKMQAFSHPVTQLLVERGFQSNCSLPLLSRDRVIGCLNLASRQEQAFVEQDIEFLSQVAGQIALAVDNALAYQEITELKDRLTEEKHYLEEEIRLEHGFDDIIGDSRALKQVLGQVEIVAPTDATVLILGETGTGKELIARAIHRLSGRHARTFVKLNCAAIPTGLLESELFGHERGAFTGAIAQKVGRFELAHGGTIFLDEVGEIPLELQSKLLRVLQEQEFERLGSTRTIHVDIRLIAATNRDLATLVEEQHFRGDLYYRLNVFPLNLPPLRERRDDIPMLVRYFAQHYAARMKKSIESVPAPTLEALSRYHWPGNIRELENLVERAVILTQGTQLHVPLQELKLVEPERHAATPSLQEAEREQILRVLRETKWTIGGPGGAAVRLGLKRTTLTSKIKKLGLSRPRE; encoded by the coding sequence ATGAATAACCAGCCGCCCTTCTCATCTCCGCAAGCGACGCAAGAAGACAGTGGGCGCTATGGCGCCTTGTTGCAGGTGGTGGAGGCGATTGCGACCCATTCCGACCTGCCGAGTCTCATTCAGGATCTCGCCCGCCGCCTGCCGATGCTCGTTCCCGTCAATTTTGTCGGCCTTTCCCTCTATGATGCGCAACGCGACATCATGCGGCTGCATGTGCTGCAAGCGAATGTTCCGGCTGACATCATCGGCGGCCAGGAGGCACCCTCCGGCGACACACCGGCCGGCCTGGTGTGGGACACCCAGCGTCCGTTATTGATCAATGATCTGACCAAGGAATCCCGTTGGCCGTCCATTGTCCGGCTGATGCGGGAGGACGGCGTGCAGTCCTGCTGTCTGGTGCCGCTGACGTCGGTAGAGCGTCAGCTGGGTTCGCTCGAATTTTCCAGTCTGCAGCCCGGTGCCTATGGGGAGCAGGATCTGGACTTGATGCAGCAGATCGGGCGTCAGGTGGCGGTGGCCGTGGAGAATGTGCTCAACCGTGAGGCGGCGGCGGCCTCACAGCGGGACGTCGAACGGCAGCGCGATCGCTTCGGTCTGTTATTGCGCATGACCAACACCATGGCCTCCACGCTGGACCTGCGCGAGGTGTTCAAAGCGGTGAGTCTCTGTCTCCGCGAGATGGTCCCGCAGGAATATGCCAGTTTAATCCTCTACGACAGCAAGACCCAGCGCGTGCGTCTCCATGCGCTCGACTTTCCCGACAATCAGGGCGCACTCACGGAGGGAAATAGCTCAGACGCCTACGATTCGCCGGCCGGTCTTGCCCTCCAGACGAAGCGGCCGGTGGTTGTGCCGGATCGGCACAAAATGCAGGCGTTCTCACATCCGGTGACGCAGCTGCTGGTCGAGCGCGGATTTCAATCGAACTGCTCACTGCCGCTGTTGTCCCGTGATCGCGTGATTGGCTGTCTCAATCTGGCCAGCCGTCAGGAGCAGGCGTTCGTCGAGCAGGACATCGAGTTTCTCAGCCAGGTGGCCGGACAGATTGCGCTCGCGGTGGACAATGCTCTGGCCTATCAAGAGATCACCGAACTCAAAGACCGGCTGACCGAGGAGAAGCACTATCTCGAAGAGGAGATTCGCCTCGAACATGGTTTCGACGATATCATCGGCGATAGCCGGGCGTTGAAACAGGTGTTGGGGCAAGTGGAAATCGTGGCGCCGACCGACGCGACGGTGCTGATCCTGGGTGAAACCGGCACCGGGAAAGAGCTGATTGCCAGGGCCATCCATCGCCTGAGCGGGCGACATGCACGCACGTTTGTCAAACTGAACTGCGCCGCGATTCCCACTGGGCTGCTCGAAAGCGAGTTATTCGGCCATGAGCGGGGGGCGTTCACCGGAGCCATCGCGCAGAAAGTCGGTCGGTTCGAATTGGCCCATGGCGGGACGATCTTTTTAGACGAGGTGGGGGAAATTCCGCTGGAGCTGCAGTCTAAACTGCTTCGTGTGTTGCAGGAACAGGAGTTCGAACGGCTCGGGAGCACGCGCACCATCCACGTAGATATCCGTCTGATCGCCGCCACGAATCGCGATCTGGCGACGCTGGTCGAAGAGCAACATTTCCGTGGCGATCTCTATTACCGGTTGAACGTGTTTCCCCTGAACCTGCCGCCTCTCCGCGAGCGACGGGACGACATCCCCATGCTCGTGCGGTATTTCGCGCAGCACTATGCCGCGCGCATGAAGAAGTCCATCGAATCGGTTCCCGCCCCCACTCTGGAGGCCCTGTCCCGCTACCACTGGCCGGGCAACATCCGGGAATTGGAAAATCTGGTCGAACGGGCCGTCATTCTCACTCAGGGAACGCAACTGCATGTGCCCCTCCAGGAACTGAAACTGGTGGAGCCGGAGCGTCATGCTGCGACGCCTTCCCTGCAGGAGGCGGAACGCGAGCAGATCCTTCGTGTCCTGCGAGAGACGAAGTGGACGATCGGCGGACCGGGCGGTGCGGCGGTTCGGCTTGGCCTCAAGCGCACCACCCTCACCTCCAAAATCAAAAAGCTCGGCCTGTCCCGCCCTCGGGAATAA
- a CDS encoding FAD-dependent oxidoreductase produces the protein MGEAADESGYSITLTERRLVAEGTMAFYFDKPSQFAFTPGQFVDLTLPQPSETDAAGNTRAFSIASAPQESTLMVATRLRDTAFKRELQRMPLDSTVRMEGPFGNLVLHADQTRPAVFLAGGIGITPFRSMVVQAAMQRSPHPMVLFYSNRRPEDAAFLDELQSLQDKNPHYRFVATMTEPANSSRPWQGETGYINAVLLSKHLVNVKKPIYYVVGPPGMVGALRTMLKEAGIDHSDIRTETFAGY, from the coding sequence ATGGGTGAGGCGGCGGACGAGAGCGGGTATTCAATCACACTGACCGAGCGGCGTCTGGTGGCGGAAGGGACGATGGCGTTCTACTTCGACAAGCCGTCGCAGTTCGCCTTCACGCCGGGTCAGTTTGTCGATCTGACGCTGCCTCAGCCTTCTGAGACCGATGCAGCGGGCAATACCAGGGCCTTTTCCATCGCGAGCGCGCCGCAGGAATCAACCCTGATGGTTGCCACCCGGCTCCGCGATACCGCCTTCAAGCGCGAACTGCAGCGCATGCCGCTCGACTCAACCGTCCGGATGGAAGGGCCGTTCGGGAACTTGGTGCTACATGCCGACCAGACACGCCCGGCCGTCTTTCTGGCGGGCGGGATCGGCATTACACCGTTTCGCAGCATGGTGGTGCAGGCGGCGATGCAACGGTCGCCGCACCCCATGGTGCTCTTCTACTCCAACCGACGACCGGAAGATGCGGCGTTTCTGGACGAATTGCAGTCCTTGCAGGACAAGAATCCTCACTATCGCTTCGTAGCCACCATGACCGAACCCGCGAATTCCTCCCGCCCCTGGCAGGGCGAGACGGGGTACATTAACGCGGTGCTGCTCTCCAAACACCTCGTCAATGTGAAGAAGCCGATCTATTACGTGGTCGGCCCGCCGGGTATGGTCGGCGCATTGCGCACGATGTTGAAAGAAGCCGGCATCGACCACAGCGATATTCGCACGGAAACATTCGCAGGCTACTGA
- a CDS encoding CDGSH iron-sulfur domain-containing protein yields the protein MEEPVIAAKQPAVLELDAGTHYWCRCGRSKKQPFCDGAHKGTSFTPMAFTTTEKKTVALCQCKHTKNPPFCDGTHKSL from the coding sequence ATGGAAGAACCAGTCATTGCAGCGAAGCAGCCGGCCGTGTTGGAGTTGGACGCAGGTACGCACTATTGGTGTCGATGCGGGCGCTCGAAGAAGCAGCCGTTTTGTGATGGGGCTCACAAGGGAACCAGTTTCACGCCCATGGCGTTCACGACGACCGAAAAGAAAACCGTGGCCTTGTGTCAGTGTAAGCACACCAAGAATCCTCCGTTTTGCGACGGGACGCACAAATCGCTCTGA
- a CDS encoding VOC family protein, which yields MKAHYLGHVVFYVKDLGRSLAFYRDLLGFQEVGRIFNGAAAALTSGRTHHELLLIQVGDAPGPPQGRRRGLYHIGIKMGDSLDELRAAKQELERSGIVIDGMSDHTVSQSLYLRDPDGNEVELYVDADEATWKNNPAAVVSPIKPLVL from the coding sequence ATGAAGGCGCACTATCTGGGCCACGTCGTGTTTTATGTGAAAGATCTCGGGCGGTCGCTGGCATTTTATCGCGACCTGCTTGGATTCCAGGAAGTAGGAAGAATTTTCAACGGCGCGGCCGCGGCGCTCACATCCGGCCGCACGCATCATGAACTGCTGCTGATTCAAGTCGGCGATGCGCCGGGCCCTCCGCAAGGGCGGCGGCGAGGGCTGTACCATATCGGCATCAAAATGGGAGATAGCCTGGACGAACTCCGGGCGGCCAAGCAGGAGCTCGAACGGTCAGGTATCGTCATCGACGGGATGAGCGACCACACCGTGAGCCAGAGCCTCTACCTTCGTGACCCGGATGGCAACGAAGTCGAGCTGTATGTGGACGCCGACGAGGCGACGTGGAAAAACAATCCGGCGGCCGTAGTGTCGCCGATCAAACCGTTGGTCCTCTAG